One Streptomyces sp. NBC_01237 genomic region harbors:
- a CDS encoding HSP90 family protein codes for MSQSQPSETSPTNHTFQVDLRGLVDLLSHHLYSSPRVYLRELLQNAVDAITARQALTPGAAGTITVRTGETLTITDTGIGLSEADVHRFLATIGRSSKRSVDGALDGAGLDAARGEFIGQFGIGLLACFVVADEITVLSRSAADPAAPTVEWRGHSDGRYTIRTLPSATLPEPGTTVKLVPRADSAEWTSPQQVVSLARHYGGLLRHHVTVIDPRGESHRINAAPPWEQTHRSPLAKREAYTGYCRELFDFTPLDTIELDLPAAGLRGVAYVMPTTVSPAQRAGHRVHLKGMLLTDKAPELLPEWAFFLRCVVDTTSLRPTASRESLYEDGTLSAVRDALGDRIREWLTGLAARDPALLHRFIDTHHLAVKALARHDDELLRIVLPWLPFETTDGNVTLEEFARTHPTLLVTRSVEEFRQVAPIASAAGLGVVNGGYTYDRDLVHRLPEIRPGTTVTDLDPTTVTAHLDAVDPSAELRAAAFLAIARETIGVHDCDVVLRDFQPVTAPALLLDNRDARHERTRSSLAAESDGLWADILGSLREETPRAQLVLNHLNPLVRQALTIAERGLAITTAEALYGQALLLSRRPLRASETALLNRAFIGLLTHAMHQSGEAAPGSEPRKEM; via the coding sequence GTGTCCCAGTCCCAGCCCTCCGAGACCTCCCCGACCAACCACACCTTCCAAGTGGATCTGCGCGGCCTGGTCGACCTGCTCTCCCACCACCTCTACTCCAGCCCCCGCGTCTATCTGCGCGAGCTGCTGCAGAACGCCGTCGACGCCATCACCGCCCGACAGGCACTCACGCCCGGCGCCGCCGGCACGATCACCGTGCGCACCGGAGAGACACTGACCATCACGGACACCGGCATCGGCCTGTCCGAGGCCGACGTGCACCGGTTCCTCGCCACCATCGGACGCAGCTCCAAGCGGTCCGTAGACGGCGCTCTCGACGGCGCCGGCCTCGACGCGGCCCGCGGCGAGTTCATCGGCCAGTTCGGCATCGGCCTGCTCGCCTGCTTCGTCGTCGCCGACGAGATCACCGTACTGAGCCGCTCCGCCGCCGACCCGGCAGCGCCCACCGTCGAATGGCGCGGCCACTCCGACGGCCGGTACACCATCCGCACCCTGCCATCCGCGACGCTTCCCGAGCCCGGCACGACCGTGAAGCTCGTCCCGCGTGCGGACAGCGCCGAATGGACCAGCCCCCAGCAGGTCGTCTCCCTCGCCCGGCACTACGGCGGACTCCTGCGCCACCACGTCACCGTCATCGACCCGCGCGGCGAGAGCCACCGGATCAACGCGGCGCCGCCGTGGGAACAGACGCACCGCTCCCCGCTCGCCAAGCGTGAGGCGTACACCGGGTACTGCCGCGAGCTCTTCGACTTCACCCCGCTCGACACCATCGAGCTGGACCTGCCGGCCGCCGGACTCCGCGGTGTCGCCTACGTCATGCCGACGACGGTCAGCCCGGCCCAGCGCGCCGGGCACCGCGTCCACCTCAAGGGCATGCTCCTCACCGACAAGGCTCCCGAACTGCTGCCCGAATGGGCGTTCTTCCTCCGCTGCGTCGTCGACACCACCAGCCTGAGACCGACCGCCTCCCGCGAGTCGCTGTACGAGGACGGCACGCTGTCCGCCGTACGGGACGCCCTCGGCGACCGGATCCGCGAGTGGCTCACCGGACTTGCGGCCCGTGACCCGGCTCTCCTGCACCGCTTCATCGACACCCACCACCTCGCGGTCAAGGCGCTCGCCCGCCACGACGACGAACTGCTGCGTATCGTGCTGCCCTGGCTGCCGTTCGAGACCACCGACGGAAACGTCACCCTGGAGGAGTTCGCGCGGACCCACCCCACGCTCCTCGTGACCCGAAGCGTTGAGGAATTCCGTCAGGTCGCACCGATCGCCTCGGCCGCCGGACTCGGGGTCGTCAACGGCGGCTACACATACGACCGCGACCTCGTCCACCGCCTGCCCGAGATCAGGCCCGGCACCACGGTGACCGACCTCGACCCGACCACCGTCACCGCCCACCTCGACGCGGTCGACCCCAGCGCCGAACTGCGGGCCGCCGCGTTCCTCGCGATCGCCCGCGAGACCATCGGCGTCCATGACTGCGACGTCGTCCTGCGCGACTTCCAGCCGGTCACCGCCCCCGCCCTGCTGCTCGACAACCGCGACGCCCGGCACGAACGCACCCGGTCGAGCCTTGCCGCCGAGAGCGACGGCCTGTGGGCCGACATCCTCGGCTCCCTGCGCGAGGAGACCCCGCGCGCCCAGCTCGTCCTGAATCACCTCAACCCGCTGGTCCGCCAAGCCCTCACCATCGCCGAACGCGGACTCGCGATCACCACCGCCGAAGCCCTCTACGGCCAGGCGCTGCTGCTCAGCCGACGCCCCCTGCGCGCCAGCGAGACCGCCCTGCTCAACCGGGCCTTCATCGGCCTGCTCACCCACGCCATGCACCAGTCCGGCGAGGCGGCCCCCGGCTCCGAGCCCCGGAAGGAAATGTAG
- a CDS encoding HD domain-containing protein, giving the protein MRAGLYLLEELGLALEANDSAAVRAAQSLGGHHGRFLQTDLEGAASCPRGQATLGGPAWQELRRRCTRVLWHPSNIESAPAGLSVEAAVLITGLTMVADRLASRRRYWVPNAHAPSFGANEHYGHARRQAGEEAERVGLARFALDRVAFTVAHAGLEAPDALQASVLEELPRLAAERGSGIAVVTDATGAGTSVTALEMARIFNEHCGTQGVMWLLPATAAADQAYEVLDRYLRAHRPEYAPVTLAHNHSSLNETYADPRLAPADTSVLDGPPDDTPTAEAGPALADERETGPGTAGPHRWLRGWDNALLAQYTRPDHRPGADGCPPGAPQRAATAGDDGQDRGDR; this is encoded by the coding sequence ATGCGTGCCGGGCTGTATCTGCTGGAAGAGTTGGGCCTTGCCCTGGAGGCCAACGACAGTGCCGCCGTGCGGGCTGCCCAGTCTCTGGGCGGGCACCACGGCCGGTTCTTGCAGACGGACCTGGAGGGGGCGGCCTCCTGCCCCCGGGGGCAGGCCACACTGGGCGGACCCGCGTGGCAGGAGCTTCGGCGCCGCTGCACCCGCGTGCTGTGGCACCCGTCCAACATCGAAAGCGCTCCTGCCGGGCTGTCGGTCGAGGCTGCTGTGCTCATCACTGGGCTGACCATGGTCGCTGACCGGCTCGCGAGCCGGCGCCGGTACTGGGTGCCCAACGCGCATGCTCCCTCCTTCGGTGCCAACGAGCACTACGGTCACGCCCGCCGGCAGGCAGGCGAGGAGGCCGAGCGGGTCGGCCTTGCCCGATTCGCGCTGGACCGGGTCGCGTTCACCGTTGCCCATGCGGGACTTGAGGCTCCCGACGCCCTTCAGGCGTCCGTGCTGGAGGAGTTGCCGCGGCTGGCCGCTGAGCGGGGGAGTGGCATCGCGGTGGTGACGGATGCTACGGGTGCGGGCACGAGCGTGACCGCGCTGGAGATGGCACGGATCTTCAACGAACACTGCGGCACCCAGGGAGTGATGTGGCTGCTACCGGCCACAGCCGCCGCTGACCAGGCATACGAGGTCCTCGACCGGTACCTGCGCGCCCACCGGCCCGAATACGCCCCCGTGACGCTGGCGCACAACCACAGCTCGCTCAACGAGACCTACGCCGACCCTCGCCTGGCCCCGGCGGACACTTCGGTCCTGGACGGGCCGCCGGACGACACGCCCACCGCAGAAGCGGGCCCCGCATTGGCCGACGAGCGTGAGACCGGACCCGGGACGGCCGGCCCTCACAGATGGCTCCGCGGATGGGACAACGCGCTCCTGGCGCAGTACACCCGTCCCGACCATCGACCAGGCGCAGATGGCTGTCCTCCCGGTGCGCCACAGCGCGCTGCGACTGCCGGCGATGACGGGCAAGACCGTGGTGATCGATGA